The genomic DNA GCATCAAGAATGCCGTACTTGCCAAGATCTTTGCGGAGATTTGAAATGacagttttctcttctttctgtTTTACAACCGTTATTATCTGACACAAAACATCAATCAACCACTTTGGACTCAAAAACACCAGACTACCTGGATCGTCAGCCCTACCATGATAAACCACTGAACCACGATCGTGCAAAAACTGTAAAAGTACTTCATAGTCATCTTCGACctcaaatttgcaaatttgGTGACAGATATTCTTTCGGAAGTCTTGCCTTGTGACATAGTTTGTCCCCCTGCTTGCTAGATAACAGACTTTATTTTCCACTTGAAGCCACCTCAATGGAACCTCATCTTGTGTATGTGGCAAGGTATCTGCAACCTTCAGAATCTCTTTCCGTAAGGCAAAAACTTGGGGATCTTCTTCCTCTAGTTCCTTACCAGCAAGAGTGTTGTTAACTGCAAATGTTTTTCCGATGACGTGTTCACTAAATTCTCTTGCTGTGTCACAGATGATGTCCTTTACACTCGTAGTCACGATTTCGGGGTCTCCTTTTACAAGGTCTGCGCGTGTTCCAACCAAAATGACAGGTGGTAATACGTCGCCGTTCTTTTCGTGTTTGAAGGAATTCACCATGTCCAACCACCTCATAATGTGATCTAGGTTTGTGTCATTGTTGTCTGGAGACGGAATCTTAACTTCATCGTAACCAGGCTCCTTCACCAAACATTGGGCTGGGGCAGAAAGATCTTTGGTAGGATCAACCACTAGCAGATAAACTGCTTCACGCGATGCGAGAATAGGATGAATAGCACGGTAAATGGCTTGACCACCAAAATCCATGCAAACTGGCCAAATGCCGTCATCCTTCACTGACTCTATCCTCGAGAGGTTTTCAGTTGTAAGTCGCACCACTTCATCAGGCATGTCACTGTTTCGCTTCTCATGATGCCCGTTGTCTCCTTGTGTTATCGGAGAAATTATATCTGAGTTCACCCGAGTCCTCGGTTCTATATCATGATCTTGGTTTCCCTGAATTGAACCGAAAACACATACAAGTCAATTCCATTGGCAAAGATGGAATGGAAGTTGGCCATTCATAAATAGCTTAAACATCACGTTTAAATATAAATGAACAATAAAATGCATTAAAAACCTTTGGTGAGCTCCCCGGTCCAACCTCATTGaagaattctgaaaaaaaaaatagctttgatTAACTCCATTTAACCCAGAAAATATTTCGCTGTTGTGCTATGGTTGtcgttgccattttttttccctttttgtcttttgctttactttgacGGCTTGTTTTTCAGGTTTAAAAACGTAAGATTATAATTTTGCGTGTCGAGCACAGTTGTAGAATACTCGAAAAAATTCCGTGAGGGTCTGCTGTTTTCCTTGTTACGATGAAGTCGTGAGCTTAGCCATGCATACTGATTTACAAATGACATGATGTGATCATAGACTGTTCTAGAAGCACATCTTCTGGAGTGAAACTCATATGAAGCTGTTGTTGGTATCACTCGATAAGCTGTCAACAAAGATGTATTGCAGACCTGCCGAGAAAACGGGTTAAATAACGACGTAAAAAtccattttaaaaaatcgtCGTTACTTGTGTGCGAGGTGTTGAATTTAAAACTCCAACAACAACCTGTCTCCTATCACGTCCCCTTCCGGTCTTAGTTGCACCTTGTAAAAGGTAATGTAACGTGCAACCTCTGTGATTTACTAGCGTAAAGTTTTTCAACAACACAGAAACCAAATCAACATTTTGTAATGAGGTACATACCCACGTTTGATCCTATTTCACCGATCATCCCCTCTGTTCTCTGTGTCTCATCAGTCTCTGTTTCCTTCGTAACTTCGCTGTCCACGTAAATTTCGTTTGGTGGTTCAGTTAATAACTGGTTACTAATATTTAGAGCACATTTGTAATGGAAGgtacttttttcttgttcctctTTGGAATTCTTCCATGGTTTTCCACCAACATGTTTCAGAGGCATGTCTATTTGCACCCCCAATGTGCTCGATTCATCTTGTCTGAATAGCTCACCTTTCAGAGAACGTAAGACACTAGTTTTGCCAACCCGGTCTTGGCCAATCAACAAGATTTTAGCCCGCTTATCGAATGTCTTTCCCGTTTCAAGAGCTCTCTGATAAGCGGCCTTCGCAAAGGATCCTCTGGCCAAAATATAAGGCGGGACTGAGAACACAATTTGAACCTTGCTCAAAGAAGGGACATCAGCTCTCTCAGCCCTTTTATTTTTGCGAAGAATGGTTTGCACTCGCTCATTCCAATCCTTTGCCTGCTTAGGGATACCAATAACATCACTGATGTAGGCCAGGTTTCTGTAACACTCTGCCACAATCATATTTTCAGGCCCCGACCTCTTCGCAAGAATGTTACGCGCACGCTCAAAGTAATCCTTTGCTCGCACAAGATCACCAAGGGAACAACATACGGTCCCCAAGCAACTGTAAGAAAGAGCCACGTGATAGTGCTCAGGTccaaaattcttcaaaagaatATTTAGCGCATGACCATGATAGTTCTTTGCTTCCTGAAATTCACCACAGGCAAGAAATACGTTCCCCAAGCCATGGTAAGAACCTGCCAcgtcaacatgctcaggtcctaaattcttcaaaagaatATTTAGCGCATGACCATGATAGTCCTTTGCTTGCTGTAATTCACCAAGGGCAACACATACGATCCCCAAGCCATTGTAAGAACCTGCCACGCAAACATGCTCAggtcctaaattcttcaaaagaatATTCAGTGCATGACCATGATAGTTCTTTGCTTGCTGTAATTCACCAAGGGAAACACATACGGTCCCCAAGCCATTGTAAGAACCTGCCACGCcaacattctcaggtcctaaattcttcaaaagaatATTCAGCGCACGACCATGATAGTCCTTTGCTTGCTGCAATTCACCCAGGGCAACACATACGGTCCCCAAGCCATTGTAAGAACCTGCCACTTcaacattctcaggtcctaaattcttcaaaagaatATTCAGCGCACGACCATGATAGTCCTTTGCTTGCTGCAATTCACCAAGGGCAACACATACGGTCCCCAAGCCATTGTAAGAACCTGCCACTTcaacattctcaggtcctaaattcttcaaaagaatATTCAGCGCACGACCATGAtagtcctttgcttgctggaatTCACCCAGGGCAACACATACGGTCCCGAAGCCATTGTAAGAACCTGTCACGccaacatgctcaggtcctaaattcttcaaaagaatATCAAGCGCACGACTATAACATTTCTTTGCTTGCTGAAATTCACCACAGTCATAAAGTGCGTTCCCCAAGCCACGGTAAGAACCTGCCAcgtcaacatgctcaggtcctaaattcttcaaacgaAAATCCAGCTCACGAATACGATTGTCCTTCGCTTGCTGAACATCACCAAGGAGCCCAGATACGGTTCCCATGATACAGTAAGAGGTTGCGAGGTCAGTCATGCTCAGGTCCACCCTTCTTCAAAGGAATCTCCGGCGCACAATCCTGAAAGACGTTTCCTTGCTGTGGTTAACTTAATATGGTTTCCATGATGGTTCTTCGCCGGCTTGAGCTTATCAATGGTTCCATAAATGGTAGTTATCTATGTAACTGACAACAAACTTATTTCATTACAACGACAtgataatctaaaaaaaagagttataaaggcttgaaaatatcacaagtgAGGAAGTTAAGTTTATATTTAAATGTTAGGTTGAAAATAGAAAACGTTGAAAAGGTTCGTTCAAGTCTCTAAAAAGACTTTTTGTCGTTCCTTCAAGTTCCAAATTCGTCTCTGAGATGCTAAGCCTTAAACCGCCCCAGTCCCCACGACTAATCCCAGTCTCTGACTCAGAGTCGTGGAGACTCCGCGACAAACGGCCTTACAAGTTCACTTTCTTTATACAGAAAGACGAAATTACCACCGAAATTACCACCGCAACGAAGGGTGGCAATAAGTCTCGGTTATACCAACAGACACCTCTGAAAACTGCAAAAGAACAACTTTATTAGCATTTACACAACGGACAGTCACGATTTTTCACGCGATTGGTTTATTTTCCTTGACACAAAAATATTAGAGAAATGTTTCCGGTGTTCACGATTTCTTGTATTCCACAATAACACAATGCAGTCCAATTCATAGTCAGATCTTACATATAACACTTTCTCTGTAGATTCTATAAATCTACTATATAGGGAGATCTCTCAAACATGCTAAACTGAATTATTATGAAGAGATTAAACAACgagaatttcctttcaaattgtttcacaaaattGTCCTACTGACAGAAGAACTTTcccatttccaaaaaaaaaaaaaattgatttttattaaGATGGTGAGTTTTATTATTTAAGCCTACTGTTTAaatgaaagatgatgttatttagTGAATGGCACattcagaaaaaataataactccGAGAGATGTCAATAGGGGTCGACCCGACAACCTTTCGATTAGTAGTTGGGAAGTTTGTCACCATGGGCCTAGCTTAATGGCCAAGCCTGTCACGAGTCTCctatagctcagtggtagagaaTTCAAAGAACTAATCAGAAGATCGTATGTTCCACTCCTATTGGAAGCACTTGTAGTTCTTTTACTCCGAGTACACCTGTGTCATTCACCACATAACATCTTCTTTGATTAGTATTGTTTGTCAATTGTAGAGATGATTACAATGATCACGGCTTCATAAATGAAGACAAATGACTGACGTAAAACTATACGCAACAAACTGGACGAAATGTATGTATTACcacaatttgttcaaaattatgcaattttaCCGTAATAAGGAAATGGAATGGGCAAAACATGCCGTGTTCCACTGTGTAACAGAGCAAAAATACTGACTGAAAGCAGAGCAATAAAATGGCCAGACTCAAAGATCCTAACCTTGAGTTTgtcttttgtttaagttttggGCTAATACCTGTGAGCCTACCTGCAACCTCTTAATGGTGCtgatgaataaaggggataattttCTACAAAAACTTTAGTACCGTGTCAGTGGGAGAGCATAACAGGGtattttagtattatcaactgagttgataacgtaaattggccactgtaaagagtgaCATCAGCACAAGTGACATGAGGCCTTTGAGATGCGAGCCAGCAAGCAAAGCCAATGTGGCATAGgtctttggggggggggggggggttcatTTCCCAGCCAGAACCCTGAAGGACCTTGCACGCTCTTGTGTTGTCGTGACACGGAAACCTACAAGCTTCCCCACTCTCATTGCAATACCGAGGAGTGGGCTGCAAGCAAGCCCCATAACAGCATGTTTCCAGAACAGGAGAGACAAAAATTACTTCCAGGTAAGTAAGGGGGACTATGAAGATCAAAAACAGATTCCACGAATTTAAACAATTTCACAGAATGTGTGGTGGTCTTCATCTTAAATATCCCCAAAAGATGGGGGTAAATTTATCACCCACATAGATAACTTTCAACCCAACCCCTAATGCCTAAGGGCATTAGATTGCATTCCTAGAAGGCAGAGGTAGGCTGCCATAGTTGGAAAATCATTCCTTAATGCCCCTGAAAGGTTTCTGACCCAGAGGCCAGAATCCCAAGGAGAAATAACAGTAGTCCCTGCATgtaaacatatatatatgtagaattgatgaaaaaattaagaaaggaaattatctgTGTATAGTGGGCTAAATTATCCTGATTTCAAAAAAACTAGGTCAGCTTAGTCATATTGAACAGTTTCTTATGGGTAACTACAAAGTCTCTTCCTTTCATTATAAGTCACTCTCAGAGAATTTACAGAGGTGAGTATATTTCATTGTATTTATCTCTTTAGATGCGGAAGTCATTCCCCAGTGCCAGATAGAATTTTTTGATATGCAATTACTCGATATTTCAGACAAAAATAAGGAACAAAATCAGCATACTCTATCCAATTTCATGATAATGTGCAAAGTGAAATCAGaggtcaattaaaaaaatataaaatatcaaccagcCATATGGATAAGCATCTCCTTAAGAAACTTCATTGTGTAGTATCTAATAAACCCAGGTCCTTCCTTTAGTGgaaaaaaatggtttgaataagaaaaaaaaaacctgaaaatatttgGTGTTATCCAGATTTTAGACATCTGCATTGGCACACATCTTATGAGTAACCACTAGGACACCAGCTATAAAATGCTATTGAAAATCCACTCCTTCAATGCTTCCTTTGAACCAGCCAAGCAACACAAGCAAACCAATCCAAAAAAGATAGACAAAAGTGCAACTGTTATAAATTACCATCTGTTACAAATGGTATGCATGAAAAGAGAGATAAATTTGGATACTAGGGGgctgttattttaaaaaacaaagtttaacccTTGCTCATCCAAACTGCGCTCTCAACAAtcttcaccctttcactcccatgatctcagaagcaattctccttactatctgccatacacTTCTCaaaatgttagtttggagaatttggttttggatcaacttataatcccttaattgatgtttttctttattctcattacttgcctgcttgatattatattgatattgtaagaagaaattctgtcttggtcactcatgggagtgaaacagaaaatatcacCTAAGCAGCACAGTTtttgcaaaactgtcaaaaggGCTTGTTTTAGCAAGAAAGATCTAATTACCTCAAACCCCCCTCCCTGACAAACTTTCAAATTCCATTGATCATAAAAATCTGCTGCCCAATTTAGACCTTGTTCCAATAATGAACCCTAACTGTTTCTATATCATATCTTTTCACAAGAGAATGgaaattaaatgttatttcATGGTTTGCATTTATCTTACTACGTGGGAGACTCGCCACCAGTAAATTTGCCACAAAGCTCACTGGctaattaggaaaaaattaaaagttttcagCAACCCTTAAGTTTGATCTTGAGTCTCATGAGCATCACCATAAGAATGCCATGGGCAATACTGCAGAGCCAAGCTGAAAGCTTGATAGTTTTTTCAAGATGGCAGAAGATGAGTCAAATGCACGTAACAATCAAAATGCAACCAATTTGATCCaatcaaagaaatatcaaatgGACCATTGAACAACAAAGTCAAGcctgtaaatatttaaaatgttcatCAACGGAAAAGTAAACCAAATTGACAGtaactttttaataaaaaaaaaaacaaatgacaagATATGGTTTCAATCccacacatttatttttgactACAAAACAAGTGATTTAAACGCTCACAAGGAAATCCTCTTAACCTTTTTACCCATAACAACCACAAGCAATAAGCTAGTGCTCAAGCAAACGTGCAGTTATTTAATCAAACATTTAATGGCCATATTTAAGGTGGCTCCATAGAGTTTTTTGACCATGCAAGATCTGCACCCAAACATGGTGGAGCTTTAAAAATATCGCCAAGCAAAACAAATATGGCAGTTCAATACAACTGCACTATTCATATCTAGAGGTATGTAAAAGACACGTATCCACATTATGGACTCTGGGAATTCTAGCAACAACACCCAACATATTTCTAGGCCTTTTACACATGAAAAAGGCCAATACAACACTCACTGCACCTTCAGTTGCTTCAAGAAGAcctcaaaaataaagaaaacaatgaggAAATCATCAAGTAAAGGCTAAAAAATTTGGTCATGGAAACCTGAATTACAAAGATGGCTGCGAGGAAAAGGAACCACCTACAAAACATGCTCTAAGGTTATCTCGGGTAAGTAACCTACGATGTTCAggatgtttggttttttccaTCCTAGGAAgataaaattattgttttgatcaatCGTGAAGTTTTGGTCTCAAAAGTGGCTCTGATTTCCACCAACAGACAACAGCTAAAAATCTTCAAGGAACTCAAGTTGTTGACAAACAAACATTTGCACAAGGTCTCaaggaatgtttattttgtaagcATGGTAAATATGAATAGTTTCTATTTTTACAACAATAATAACCAAGTGACATGCACTATGAGAATTATATTTGCCATACTGCAGCATTTCAATGATGCTTGCAAGGATTCCTCAAAATGAATTGCTCAAAGGTATGTACCTTATTATCTTTCATGGAACAACTAAAGAATACAGGGCCACCACTGTCCAGCAGTGCTTGTGTTCTACATGTATGTCCAAGTATTTTGCAAGTCCAAAATAAACATACCAAATGAATACACATGATCCATGATTCAAAAGTCTACACATGCTCGGATACCAATCTTGGCAAATTTCTATTCCGTTATGTAATGTtttgtgacaaagaaaatagggatctttcaagtaaaatttatcatatttccttcagtggaatttcctaagatttgctgcACCGTTGAGCATATTTGTGTCCTTCCTATTGCctgtcaataaaaaaaattcataggaccaaatttgagatagaggaagaaaacacaaaattccAAATagcaagaaaatttcttttctcaccctatttttttcagcttttaaatgATTGTCTGGACAATTTTCACaacttgtgaaaattttgagagatttcaccaaagaaaattgaagaaaatcaaaggcaaagccaaattatcaccAGCAAGCACTTCCCTTTGTGGAACCCTAgcttaataataaaaataattttcttaatataTACTGCAGCAAACGACAGTCCAATCCTTGCTTGTCACCTTTTGAATGCCTTTAATGACATAGAAaagtgaaaacatgaaaaatttcctaGAAAAACAATACACTGGTGGACACACCAATGTTGAGCAAACACCCTATGGAGCCACCTAAATATAATTACAACAATCACCACCAGATGACTTGACttgcatgttttaaaaaacCCTGACTTACTGGTTTTTGTAGTTATTTTAAACTCTGTGAGACAATTGGATGTGACCACTTAAGGTGACTGGGTACCTATATAATTATTGACTGATCAACAGTGTGAGTAATACAAATGTTCTTAAGACAAGCAATCTTCATGTAGCTTTGGACGTTTGATGGTTTGTTTGAACTCCAAAGCTATTAAAAACCTCATGGCCGCCAAAATTACCCAAATCCATCTCCATAACTCTTCTAATGCTGAGCgccttattttttttaaacaacatttttaCGTAAGCTACATGCAAATTGAGAAATTGATCTCCCTCAACCTTGATAAATCATTTCTATAATGAAAACTTAATATCACCAGAAAGCGGAGGCAAGTATACTGAGAATTACTACTAGATACAAATACATTCACCAAGAAATGACGTTTATCAATGtgtatctttaaaaaattagttgTAACCAAAATGCATGAAAATACACACTAACATGACCACAAAATTATTACGGGATATTTTTGAGTGCTGAGATTGCAAAAGCTGCCTCCGTCGAGATAATAAGGTATTTTAGAAGCCGATTCGTTTTGATTTGGATTCCATGTGACTTAAACAAGAGTACAACTCATGACAGCAGTCTGCAGCGATCAAATAGGGTAACCAATCTG from Pocillopora verrucosa isolate sample1 chromosome 10, ASM3666991v2, whole genome shotgun sequence includes the following:
- the LOC136283803 gene encoding uncharacterized protein encodes the protein MTDLATSYCIMGTVSGLLGDVQQAKDNRIRELDFRLKNLGPEHVDVAGSYRGLGNALYDCGEFQQAKKCYSRALDILLKNLGPEHVGVTGSYNGFGTVCVALGEFQQAKDYHGRALNILLKNLGPENVEVAGSYNGLGTVCVALGELQQAKDYHGRALNILLKNLGPENVEVAGSYNGLGTVCVALGELQQAKDYHGRALNILLKNLGPENVGVAGSYNGLGTVCVSLGELQQAKNYHGHALNILLKNLGPEHVCVAGSYNGLGIVCVALGELQQAKDYHGHALNILLKNLGPEHVDVAGSYHGLGNVFLACGEFQEAKNYHGHALNILLKNFGPEHYHVALSYSCLGTVCCSLGDLVRAKDYFERARNILAKRSGPENMIVAECYRNLAYISDVIGIPKQAKDWNERVQTILRKNKRAERADVPSLSKVQIVFSVPPYILARGSFAKAAYQRALETGKTFDKRAKILLIGQDRVGKTSVLRSLKGELFRQDESSTLGVQIDMPLKHVGGKPWKNSKEEQEKSTFHYKCALNISNQLLTEPPNEIYVDSEVTKETETDETQRTEGMIGEIGSNVEFFNEVGPGSSPKGNQDHDIEPRTRVNSDIISPITQGDNGHHEKRNSDMPDEVVRLTTENLSRIESVKDDGIWPVCMDFGGQAIYRAIHPILASREAVYLLVVDPTKDLSAPAQCLVKEPGYDEVKIPSPDNNDTNLDHIMRWLDMVNSFKHEKNGDVLPPVILVGTRADLVKGDPEIVTTSVKDIICDTAREFSEHVIGKTFAVNNTLAGKELEEEDPQVFALRKEILKVADTLPHTQDEVPLRWLQVENKVCYLASRGTNYVTRQDFRKNICHQICKFEVEDDYEVLLQFLHDRGSVVYHGRADDPGSLVFLSPKWLIDVLCQIITVVKQKEEKTVISNLRKDLGKYGILDAKLLDYSCTKLGVGDIKESLLFLMKKFNLLCEYTGKDGGSLYLVPCMLTSTPDDAFMPDVSANPGPAPVYVTFTTQYVPGGLFSRMVVLFLEFVQRRIACDQPKLWANFARLFVGDHTAVDFVCYKRVIKVHVWNYTDPSMNPVVTEPNVCSEVLSFLKISLERLHEECHWLQKVSWDLCARCDLCPPQFARGTGKCYWHAEEGCCHDDCAHYVSLTKKSVVCLRTLRRPQVCPPKTWSQVLEDANDKNYSGKSLQSFPQTKGISSSAHCSPVHFGKRDLPCEIVPAKVSRTDFDRPYFESNQGRESFICEEVSLAGKVLKEGTLCSDDHQGLSNSISKGWRKLGRLLGIREEDLDDIDERGRDFCEKAYQMLRLWKEKNASNATYRVLCRVLCDECLNRRDLAERFCFRQECHPRYGNN